A DNA window from Arachis hypogaea cultivar Tifrunner chromosome 18, arahy.Tifrunner.gnm2.J5K5, whole genome shotgun sequence contains the following coding sequences:
- the LOC112772887 gene encoding LOB domain-containing protein 4, with protein MKEGGGRKQGAMSPCAACKLLRRRCAKDCVFAPYFPADEPQKFGSVHKVFGASNVNKMLQELPEHQRSDAVSSMVYEANARVRDPVYGCVGAISSLQQQVDVLRTQLALAQAEVVHMRMRQFPSSNHHDPPISSSSNHHHPISSSPSENNNNLSQTKSLFSIDMVLDHQSNMGQSLWSC; from the exons ATGAAGGAGGGTGGTGGTCGGAAGCAAGGTGCAATGTCGCCGTGTGCGGCATGCAAGCTTCTCCGGCGGCGATGCGCAAAGGATTGCGTGTTTGCACCGTATTTCCCGGCTGATGAGCCCCAGAAATTTGGGAGTGTCCACAAGGTTTTTGGTGCTAGCAATGTCAACAAGATGTTACAG GAACTACCAGAGCACCAAAGAAGTGATGCAGTGAGTTCAATGGTGTATGAGGCAAATGCAAGAGTAAGAGACCCTGTGTATGGATGTGTGGGTGCAATATCTTCTCTTCAGCAACAAGTTGATGTTCTCCGAACCCAATTGGCTCTTGCACAAGCCGAAGTTGTTCACATGAGAATGCGCCAATTCCCATCATCTAATCATCATGACCCTCCAATTTCATCTTCATCGAATCATCACCATCCAATTTCATCATCACCATCAGAGAATAACAATAATTTGAGCCAGACCAAGTCCCTTTTTTCCATAGACATGGTCCTTGATCATCAATCCAATATGGGACAGTCCCTTTGGTCATGCTag